A single window of Helicobacter pylori DNA harbors:
- the flgK gene encoding flagellar hook-associated protein FlgK gives MGGILSSLNTSYTGLQAHQSMVDVTGNNISNASDEFYSRQRVIAKPQAAYMYGTKNVNMGVDVEAIERVHDEFVFARYTKANYENTYYDTEFSHLKEASAYFPDIDEASLFTDLQDYFNSWKELSKNAKDSAQKQALAQKTEALTHNIKDTRERLTTLQHKASEELKSVIKEVNSLGSQIAQINKRIKEVENNKSLKHANELRDKRDELEFHLRELLGGNVFKSSIKTHSLTDKDSADFDESYNLNIGHGFNIIDGSIFHPLVVKESENKGGLNQIYFQSDDFKLTNITDKLNQGKVGALLNVYNDGSNGTLKGKLQDYIDLLDSFARGLIESTNAIYAQSASHHIEGEPVEFNSDEAFKDTNYNIKNGSFDLIAYNTDGKEIARKTIAITPITTMNDIIQAINANTDDNRDNNTENDFDDYFTAGFNNETKKFVIQPKNASQGLFVSMKDNGTNFMGALKLNPFFQGDDASNISLNKEYKKEPTTIRPWLAPINGNFDVANMMQQLQYDSVDFYNDKFDIKPMKISEFYQFLTGKINTDAEKSGRILDTKKSMLETIKKEQLSISQVSVDEEMVNLIKFQSGYAANAKVITAIDRMIDTLLGIKQ, from the coding sequence ATGGGCGGAATCTTATCTTCACTCAACACTTCTTACACGGGCCTACAAGCCCATCAGAGCATGGTGGATGTTACCGGGAATAACATTTCTAACGCTAGCGATGAATTTTATAGCCGTCAGCGCGTGATTGCAAAGCCTCAAGCGGCTTACATGTATGGCACTAAAAATGTGAATATGGGCGTGGATGTAGAAGCCATTGAAAGGGTGCATGATGAGTTTGTTTTTGCTCGTTACACGAAGGCTAATTACGAAAACACTTATTACGATACAGAGTTTTCGCATTTAAAAGAAGCGAGCGCGTATTTTCCGGACATTGATGAAGCGAGCCTTTTTACGGATTTGCAAGATTATTTTAACTCATGGAAAGAATTGTCTAAAAACGCCAAAGACTCCGCTCAAAAACAGGCTCTCGCTCAAAAAACAGAAGCTTTAACGCACAACATTAAAGACACCAGGGAAAGATTAACGACCTTACAGCACAAGGCGAGTGAAGAATTAAAAAGCGTGATCAAAGAAGTCAATAGCCTGGGTTCTCAAATCGCTCAAATCAACAAACGCATTAAAGAAGTGGAAAACAACAAGAGCTTAAAGCATGCGAATGAATTAAGAGACAAGCGAGATGAGTTGGAATTCCATTTGCGAGAGCTTTTAGGAGGGAATGTTTTTAAAAGCAGTATTAAGACTCATTCGCTCACAGATAAAGACTCAGCGGATTTTGATGAGAGCTATAACCTTAATATTGGGCATGGGTTCAATATCATTGATGGCTCTATTTTCCATCCCTTAGTGGTTAAAGAATCCGAAAATAAAGGGGGTTTGAATCAAATCTATTTTCAAAGCGATGATTTTAAGCTCACTAATATTACTGACAAGCTCAATCAAGGGAAAGTGGGGGCGTTATTGAATGTGTATAATGACGGCTCTAACGGGACTTTAAAGGGCAAATTGCAAGATTATATTGATTTGTTGGATTCTTTTGCTAGGGGCTTGATAGAATCCACGAATGCGATTTACGCTCAAAGCGCGAGTCATCATATTGAAGGCGAACCTGTGGAGTTTAATAGCGATGAAGCCTTTAAAGACACTAACTATAATATCAAAAACGGCTCGTTTGATTTAATCGCTTACAACACCGATGGTAAAGAAATCGCCAGGAAAACCATTGCTATCACGCCCATTACAACCATGAACGATATTATCCAAGCCATTAATGCTAACACCGATGACAATCGAGACAACAACACCGAAAACGATTTTGATGATTATTTCACAGCGGGTTTTAACAATGAGACTAAAAAGTTTGTTATCCAGCCTAAAAACGCTTCGCAAGGGTTGTTTGTCTCCATGAAAGATAACGGCACGAATTTTATGGGAGCGTTAAAACTCAACCCTTTTTTTCAAGGCGATGACGCTTCTAACATCAGCTTGAATAAGGAATACAAAAAAGAGCCTACCACTATCCGCCCATGGCTTGCTCCCATTAACGGGAATTTTGATGTGGCGAACATGATGCAACAATTGCAATACGACAGCGTGGATTTTTATAACGACAAGTTTGACATTAAACCAATGAAAATCAGCGAGTTTTATCAATTTTTAACCGGTAAAATCAACACGGACGCTGAAAAATCAGGGCGTATTTTGGACACTAAAAAGAGCATGTTAGAAACCATTAAAAAAGAGCAACTCTCTATTTCGCAAGTGAGCGTGGATGAAGAAATGGTGAATTTAATCAAGTTTCAAAGCGGCTATGCCGCTAACGCTAAGGTCATTACCGCTATTGATCGGATGATAGACACTCTATTGGGGATTAAACAATAA
- a CDS encoding flagellar biosynthesis anti-sigma factor FlgM has protein sequence MINAVSSLAPVQSLGNYKRVEKNEKVENNEAALDRVAEIKQAIENNQYKINLHETSHKMAQDLLGIS, from the coding sequence ATGATTAATGCCGTTTCTTCTCTTGCTCCGGTGCAATCTTTGGGGAATTACAAGCGTGTGGAAAAGAATGAAAAAGTTGAAAACAATGAAGCCGCTCTTGATAGGGTGGCTGAAATCAAGCAAGCTATTGAAAATAACCAGTATAAGATCAATTTGCATGAGACTTCTCACAAAATGGCACAGGATTTATTGGGGATAAGCTAG
- a CDS encoding DNA cytosine methyltransferase, whose translation MDFCSGIGGGRLGLERCHLKCVGHAEINHEALRTYELFFKDTRNFGDLMRINPNDLPDFDALISGFPCQAFSINGKRKGLEDERGTIIYGLIRILKVKQPKCFLLENVKGLIHHKQQETFKIIIKALQEAGYTTYYQILNSADFQLAQKRERLYIVGFRKDLKHHFVFPLGLANDYCFNDFLDADNECYLDVSNAIFQRYLRNPYNHNRVFLENILTLENAVLDTRQSDLRLYFNVFPTLRTSRHGLFYTQKGKIKKLNAIESLLLQGFPRDLIAKIKDNPNFKESHLLSQAGNAMSVNVIAAIAQQMLKAI comes from the coding sequence ATGGATTTTTGCTCTGGCATTGGTGGAGGCCGTTTGGGCTTGGAGCGGTGCCATTTAAAATGCGTAGGGCATGCAGAAATCAATCATGAAGCTCTTAGGACTTATGAATTGTTTTTTAAGGACACCCGTAATTTTGGGGATTTAATGCGGATCAACCCTAATGATTTACCCGATTTTGATGCGCTCATTAGCGGGTTTCCTTGTCAGGCTTTTTCTATCAATGGCAAAAGGAAGGGGCTTGAAGATGAAAGAGGGACGATTATTTATGGGCTTATTCGTATCTTAAAGGTTAAACAGCCCAAATGTTTCTTGCTTGAAAACGTTAAGGGCTTGATCCATCATAAGCAACAAGAAACTTTTAAAATCATTATCAAAGCTTTGCAAGAAGCGGGCTATACAACTTATTATCAAATTTTAAACAGCGCTGATTTCCAATTAGCCCAAAAGAGGGAACGCCTTTATATTGTAGGGTTTAGGAAGGATTTAAAACATCATTTTGTCTTTCCTTTAGGTTTAGCCAATGATTATTGTTTTAACGATTTTTTAGACGCTGATAATGAATGCTATTTGGATGTGAGTAACGCTATTTTTCAAAGATACTTGCGCAACCCATACAACCACAACCGGGTTTTTTTAGAGAATATCTTAACTTTAGAAAACGCCGTTTTAGACACAAGACAATCTGATTTAAGGTTGTATTTTAATGTTTTTCCTACTTTAAGGACTTCTCGGCATGGTTTGTTTTATACCCAAAAAGGTAAAATCAAAAAATTAAACGCTATTGAAAGCTTGCTTTTACAAGGATTTCCTAGGGATTTGATCGCTAAGATTAAAGACAACCCTAACTTTAAAGAAAGCCATTTGCTATCCCAAGCGGGGAATGCGATGAGCGTGAATGTGATTGCTGCTATCGCACAGCAAATGTTAAAGGCGATTTAA
- a CDS encoding HP1117 family Sel1-like repeat protein: MGYASKLALKICLASLCLFSALGAEHLEQKGNYIYKGEEAYNNKEYERAASFYKSAIKNGEPLAYVLLGIMYENGRGVPKDYKKAAEYFQKAVDNDIPRGYNNLGVMYKEGRGVPKDEKKAVEYFRIATEKGYTNAYINLGIMYMEGRGVPSNYVKATECFRKAMHKGNVEAYILLGDIYYSGNDQLGIEPDKDKAIVYYKMAADMSSSRAYEGLSESYRYGLGVEKDKQKAEEYMQKACDFDIDKNCKKKNTSSR, translated from the coding sequence ATGGGATACGCAAGCAAATTAGCCTTGAAGATTTGTTTGGCAAGTTTATGTTTATTTAGCGCTCTTGGTGCAGAACACCTTGAACAAAAAGGGAATTATATTTATAAAGGAGAGGAAGCCTATAATAATAAGGAATACGAGCGGGCGGCTTCTTTTTATAAGAGCGCTATTAAAAATGGCGAGCCGCTTGCTTATGTTCTTTTAGGAATCATGTATGAAAATGGTAGGGGTGTGCCTAAAGATTACAAGAAAGCGGCTGAATATTTTCAAAAAGCGGTTGATAATGATATACCTAGAGGGTATAACAATTTAGGCGTGATGTATAAAGAGGGTAGGGGCGTTCCTAAAGATGAAAAGAAAGCCGTGGAGTATTTTAGAATAGCTACAGAGAAGGGCTATACTAACGCCTATATAAACTTAGGCATCATGTATATGGAGGGTAGGGGCGTTCCAAGCAACTATGTGAAAGCGACAGAGTGCTTTAGAAAAGCGATGCATAAGGGTAATGTAGAAGCTTATATCCTTTTAGGGGATATTTATTATAGTGGGAATGACCAATTGGGTATTGAGCCAGACAAAGATAAGGCTATTGTCTATTATAAAATGGCGGCTGATATGAGTTCTTCTAGGGCTTATGAAGGGTTATCAGAGTCTTATCGGTATGGGTTAGGCGTGGAAAAAGATAAGCAAAAAGCTGAAGAATACATGCAAAAAGCATGCGATTTTGACATTGATAAAAATTGTAAGAAAAAGAATACTTCAAGCCGATGA
- a CDS encoding FKBP-type peptidyl-prolyl cis-trans isomerase — protein MQNHDLESVKQAALIEYEVREQGSSDVLDSNISKEPLEFIIGANQIIVGLEKAVLKAQIGEWEEVVIAPEEAYGVYESSYLQEVPRDQFEGIELEKGMSVFGQTEDNQTIQATIKDFSNTHVMVDYNHPLAGKTLAFRFKVLGFREVSEEEILASHHDSATGCCGGHGGHGGKKGGGCGCSCSHG, from the coding sequence ATGCAAAACCATGATTTAGAATCAGTCAAACAAGCCGCTTTGATTGAATATGAAGTGAGGGAGCAAGGCTCTAGCGATGTGCTAGACAGTAATATTTCTAAAGAGCCTTTAGAGTTTATCATAGGCGCTAATCAAATTATAGTAGGGTTAGAAAAGGCGGTATTAAAGGCTCAAATTGGCGAGTGGGAAGAGGTTGTTATCGCCCCAGAGGAGGCTTATGGGGTTTATGAAAGCAGCTATTTGCAAGAAGTCCCTAGGGATCAATTTGAAGGCATTGAATTAGAAAAAGGCATGAGCGTTTTTGGGCAAACTGAAGACAATCAAACCATTCAAGCCACTATCAAAGACTTTAGCAACACGCATGTGATGGTGGATTATAACCACCCGTTAGCCGGGAAAACTTTAGCGTTCCGTTTCAAGGTTTTAGGTTTTAGGGAAGTGAGCGAAGAAGAGATTCTAGCTTCACACCATGACAGTGCGACAGGTTGCTGTGGCGGTCATGGGGGTCATGGCGGAAAGAAAGGTGGGGGTTGTGGTTGCTCATGTTCGCATGGGTAG
- the ggt gene encoding gamma-glutamyltransferase, translating into MRRSFLKTIGLGVIVLSLGLLSPLSAASYPPIKNTKVGLALSSHPLATEIGQKVLEDGGNAIDAAVAIGFALAVVHPAAGNIGGGGFAVIHLANGENVALDFREKAPLKATKNMFLDKQGNVVPKLSEDGYLAAGVPGTVAGMEAMLKKYGTKKLSQLIDPAIKLAENGYAISQRQAETLKEARERFLKYSSSKKYFFKKGHLDYQEGDLFVQKDLAKTLNQIKTLGAKGFYQGQVAELIEKDMKKNGGIITKEDLASYNVKWRKPVIGSYRGYKIISMSPPSSGGTHLIQILNVMENADLSTLGYGASKNIHIAAEAMRQAYADRSVYMGDADFVSVPVDKLINKAYAKKIFDTIQPDTVTPSSQIKPGMGQLHEGSNTTHYSVADRWGNAVSVTYTINASYGSAASIDGAGFLLNNEMDDFSIKPGNPNLYGLVGGDANAIEANKRPLSSMSPTIVLKNNKVFLVVGSPGGSRIITTVLQVISNVIDYNMNISEAVSAPRFHMQWLPDELRIEKFGMPADVKDNLTKMGYQIVTKPVMGDVNAIQVLPKTKGSVFYGATDPRKEF; encoded by the coding sequence ATGAGACGGAGTTTTTTAAAGACGATTGGCTTGGGCGTGATAGTGCTCTCTTTGGGTTTGTTAAGCCCTTTGAGTGCAGCGAGTTATCCGCCCATTAAAAACACTAAAGTAGGCTTAGCCCTTTCTAGCCACCCGCTAGCCACTGAAATTGGGCAAAAGGTTTTAGAAGATGGGGGTAATGCGATTGATGCGGCTGTAGCGATAGGTTTTGCGCTAGCGGTCGTCCATCCTGCAGCAGGCAATATTGGTGGTGGGGGTTTTGCGGTTATCCATTTGGCTAATGGTGAAAATGTTGCCTTAGATTTTAGAGAAAAAGCCCCCTTAAAAGCCACTAAAAACATGTTTTTAGACAAGCAAGGCAATGTAGTCCCTAAACTCAGTGAAGATGGCTATTTGGCGGCCGGGGTTCCTGGAACGGTGGCAGGCATGGAAGCAATGTTGAAAAAATACGGCACCAAAAAACTATCGCAACTCATTGATCCTGCCATTAAATTGGCTGAAAATGGTTATGCGATTTCACAAAGACAAGCAGAAACCTTAAAAGAAGCAAGGGAGCGGTTTTTAAAATACAGTTCTAGCAAAAAGTATTTTTTTAAAAAAGGGCACCTTGATTATCAAGAAGGGGATTTGTTTGTCCAAAAAGATTTAGCCAAGACTTTGAATCAAATCAAAACGCTAGGCGCTAAAGGCTTTTATCAAGGGCAAGTCGCTGAGCTTATTGAGAAAGACATGAAAAAAAATGGAGGGATTATCACTAAAGAAGATTTAGCCAGTTACAATGTGAAATGGCGCAAACCCGTAATAGGGAGTTATCGTGGGTATAAGATCATTTCTATGTCGCCACCAAGTTCGGGAGGCACGCATTTGATCCAGATTTTAAATGTCATGGAAAATGCGGATTTAAGCACCCTTGGGTATGGGGCTTCTAAGAATATCCATATCGCTGCAGAAGCGATGCGCCAGGCTTATGCGGACCGATCGGTTTATATGGGAGACGCTGATTTTGTTTCGGTGCCGGTGGATAAATTGATTAATAAAGCGTATGCCAAAAAGATTTTTGACACTATCCAGCCAGATACGGTCACGCCAAGCTCTCAAATCAAACCAGGAATGGGGCAGTTGCATGAGGGGAGCAACACCACGCATTATTCTGTAGCGGACAGGTGGGGGAATGCAGTCAGCGTTACTTACACCATTAACGCTTCTTATGGGAGCGCTGCTAGTATTGATGGGGCAGGATTTTTATTGAACAATGAAATGGATGATTTTTCCATAAAGCCAGGAAATCCTAATCTCTATGGTTTAGTAGGGGGCGATGCGAACGCGATTGAAGCCAATAAACGCCCTTTAAGCTCCATGTCGCCTACGATCGTGTTGAAAAACAATAAGGTTTTTTTGGTGGTGGGAAGCCCTGGAGGGTCTAGGATTATCACTACGGTGTTGCAAGTGATTTCTAATGTCATTGATTATAACATGAATATTTCTGAAGCGGTCTCAGCCCCAAGATTCCACATGCAATGGCTCCCTGATGAATTAAGGATTGAAAAGTTTGGCATGCCCGCTGATGTGAAAGACAACCTCACTAAAATGGGCTATCAAATCGTTACCAAGCCGGTCATGGGCGATGTGAATGCGATCCAAGTTTTACCTAAAACTAAGGGGAGCGTTTTCTATGGGGCAACGGATCCAAGGAAAGAATTTTAA
- a CDS encoding DUF3519 domain-containing protein, translated as MASGFHKLFKNDAKIAESLKPATTKNLSQGLETTLSGALKYQWTKFTLGTLYRNAPDRILGIKLPKALNEATAGAALKYHIKRALERSHTISDFSKQLELSAKNSQFSNNTLKIIEELNNGVKQASEELKEKATKYEKALKELEKIDETKLTKEQQKVLKVFKGELAQAEIKGVDLDDLYLLESGAKRHGAKKILIRHYGVENTGGLTNEELLNMGEVVKNGSVLLESFEKRNNGVRYAYEWDNNGVKLRLVVDDLDSGNKIFDFYSDRNTTGAGPTQKAPAEKNTILKEAQSQEDLLKKPELENEPPKEAKNLSPLEQANAEKLAKLESEALASEQEFLKAKEQEIKRKEALKKKLEHERGNAGNIESQTKIEVGEDIPTEIQAQIPKSRVRLNEREIYDLDYAIVKAKDLKPSFTTGGTQKRTDMNEKQIKSIAENFDPKKIFGSGGFEDLPIILHDGQVIAGNHRIQGMLNFTPKSRYSYEKAIKEYYHIDLKPDELLVRMPSKRLNHTEINNLAASSNQGRFNSESDHAIAVLSHYEAKLKELDQKLDADSIYSLKNIVAKNLNFDKATHPNVGDSNLALLMFNMPRTKTQGIELLNRWQKEFSNDTKSYEKVKKMFVDNAGSFHNLIHDMNFPNVSLNAYLSNIMDRSFANLKNYQTTSESLKDLSEKFYKTSSLDMFEKSDQATSDISEILGGAIARFARFDDPSKALFEALRSDNIKKGLKEFKIADVTKDMFNPGSKEFKDIDIYDFTHYLLMVNREPNESNESLKRLIEAVKDMQKESEKGIKQKLEKVKE; from the coding sequence ATAGCGAGCGGTTTTCACAAGCTTTTTAAAAACGACGCTAAGATCGCTGAAAGCTTAAAGCCAGCCACCACTAAGAATTTAAGCCAAGGTTTAGAGACCACTCTAAGCGGAGCGTTAAAGTATCAATGGACTAAATTCACGCTAGGGACACTATACAGGAACGCTCCCGATCGCATTTTAGGGATAAAGTTACCTAAAGCGCTAAACGAAGCCACCGCAGGAGCCGCTTTAAAGTATCACATTAAAAGAGCGTTAGAGCGAAGCCACACAATAAGCGATTTTAGTAAGCAATTAGAACTAAGCGCTAAAAACTCACAATTTAGCAACAACACGCTTAAAATCATTGAAGAGCTTAACAACGGCGTTAAACAAGCAAGCGAAGAATTAAAAGAAAAAGCGACTAAATACGAAAAAGCCTTAAAAGAATTAGAAAAGATTGATGAAACCAAGCTAACTAAAGAACAGCAAAAAGTTTTAAAGGTGTTTAAGGGAGAATTAGCGCAAGCAGAGATTAAAGGCGTAGATTTAGATGATTTGTATTTGTTAGAAAGCGGAGCTAAAAGACACGGAGCGAAAAAAATCTTAATAAGGCATTACGGGGTAGAAAACACCGGAGGGCTAACGAATGAAGAACTACTTAACATGGGAGAAGTGGTTAAAAACGGAAGCGTGTTGTTAGAAAGTTTTGAAAAGCGAAATAATGGAGTGCGATACGCATACGAATGGGATAATAACGGCGTAAAGCTTAGGTTAGTAGTAGATGATTTAGATAGCGGTAATAAGATTTTTGATTTTTATAGCGATAGAAATACCACCGGCGCTGGACCTACCCAGAAAGCACCGGCTGAAAAAAATACTATCCTAAAAGAAGCGCAGAGTCAAGAGGATTTATTAAAAAAACCAGAATTAGAGAACGAACCCCCCAAAGAAGCTAAAAATTTAAGCCCACTAGAACAAGCCAACGCTGAAAAGTTAGCGAAGTTAGAAAGCGAAGCCTTAGCAAGCGAACAGGAATTTTTAAAAGCTAAAGAGCAAGAAATAAAGCGTAAGGAAGCGTTAAAAAAGAAATTAGAACACGAGCGAGGGAATGCGGGCAACATTGAAAGCCAGACTAAAATAGAAGTTGGAGAGGATATACCTACAGAAATCCAAGCGCAGATCCCCAAAAGCCGAGTAAGGCTAAACGAACGAGAGATTTACGATCTAGACTATGCGATCGTGAAAGCGAAAGACTTGAAACCAAGCTTTACCACAGGCGGGACGCAAAAACGCACCGACATGAACGAAAAGCAGATTAAAAGCATTGCTGAAAATTTTGATCCTAAAAAGATATTTGGTAGTGGAGGTTTTGAAGATTTACCGATCATTTTACACGACGGCCAAGTGATCGCAGGAAACCACAGGATCCAAGGCATGCTCAATTTCACGCCTAAAAGCCGTTATTCTTACGAGAAAGCGATCAAAGAATACTATCACATAGATTTAAAACCGGACGAGCTATTAGTAAGAATGCCTTCTAAACGCCTAAACCATACCGAGATCAACAATTTAGCGGCTTCTAGCAATCAAGGACGCTTTAACAGCGAGAGCGATCATGCGATAGCGGTTTTAAGCCACTATGAAGCGAAATTAAAAGAATTAGACCAAAAATTAGACGCTGATAGCATTTACTCACTTAAAAATATCGTCGCTAAAAACCTTAATTTTGATAAGGCTACTCATCCTAATGTAGGCGATAGCAACTTAGCGCTTTTAATGTTTAACATGCCAAGGACGAAGACGCAAGGGATAGAGTTGCTTAATCGTTGGCAGAAAGAATTTTCTAACGACACTAAAAGCTATGAAAAAGTGAAAAAAATGTTTGTAGATAATGCCGGCAGTTTTCACAATCTAATCCATGACATGAACTTTCCTAATGTAAGTCTTAACGCTTATTTAAGCAATATCATGGATCGCAGTTTTGCTAATTTAAAGAATTACCAAACAACAAGCGAGAGCCTGAAAGATTTGAGCGAAAAATTCTATAAAACGAGTTCTTTAGATATGTTTGAAAAGAGCGATCAAGCCACAAGCGATATTAGCGAGATTTTAGGAGGTGCGATCGCACGATTTGCGAGGTTTGATGATCCAAGCAAAGCGTTATTTGAAGCGTTAAGAAGCGATAACATTAAAAAAGGTTTGAAAGAATTTAAAATCGCTGATGTTACTAAGGACATGTTTAATCCTGGTAGTAAAGAGTTTAAGGATATTGATATTTACGACTTCACGCATTACCTTTTAATGGTGAATAGAGAGCCGAATGAAAGTAACGAGAGCTTGAAGCGCTTGATTGAAGCCGTTAAAGACATGCAAAAAGAGAGCGAGAAAGGGATAAAACAAAAACTTGAAAAAGTCAAGGAGTAA